One genomic window of Methanosarcina acetivorans C2A includes the following:
- a CDS encoding alanine/glycine:cation symporter family protein, translating into MELLGVNILEVLTGIDQFIWGPPLLILLVGTGIFLTLRLGLIQVFRLPLALKYVLNSKKYEEGVLGDISSFAALSTALSATIGTGNIVGVATAVKTGGPGALFWMLLAAFFGMATMYSEALLAVKYRTVDANGQMSGGPMYYIKNGLAHKKYSKVLAPLFAIFGVNVALFGIGTFPQVNAIVDSARIAFDIPEVLTAAVLSLLVAFVTLGGIRRIAAVAQFMVPFMAVAYVLGCLVIIGLNLEKLPETFALILRSAFSETAAKGGFLGAGVMLAIRMGVARGIFSNEAGLGSSPIAAAAARVKEPAKQGLISMTGTFFDTIIVCLMTGTVLIMTDSWTGDLAGAYMTSYAFSTVLAEIGSYIVTVGLIFFAFTTILGWNYYGERCTEFLFGVKGILPYKVLYILIVASGAFLTLDVIWVLADIVNGLMAIPNLIALLALRKVVESETGWYFKRNKDFERNKSHGEKNKS; encoded by the coding sequence ATGGAACTGCTGGGTGTGAACATACTTGAAGTTTTGACAGGGATAGACCAGTTTATCTGGGGACCACCCCTTCTTATTTTGCTTGTTGGGACAGGAATTTTCCTGACTTTGCGCCTTGGGCTGATTCAGGTTTTCAGGCTGCCTCTTGCTCTCAAATATGTCCTGAATTCAAAGAAATATGAAGAAGGAGTCCTTGGCGACATTTCGAGCTTTGCGGCACTCAGCACCGCACTTTCTGCAACAATCGGAACAGGAAACATTGTAGGAGTTGCAACGGCAGTCAAGACCGGGGGTCCAGGGGCTCTTTTCTGGATGCTCCTTGCCGCCTTTTTCGGGATGGCAACCATGTATTCCGAAGCCCTGCTGGCAGTCAAATACAGAACAGTTGACGCAAACGGGCAGATGTCAGGGGGCCCAATGTATTACATTAAAAACGGACTTGCTCATAAGAAGTACAGCAAGGTCCTTGCCCCCCTTTTTGCCATCTTTGGGGTAAATGTGGCACTCTTCGGAATAGGAACTTTTCCTCAGGTAAACGCTATCGTGGACTCGGCAAGGATTGCTTTTGACATCCCCGAAGTCCTGACTGCAGCCGTGTTGAGCCTGCTTGTGGCTTTTGTGACACTAGGAGGGATCAGGAGGATTGCGGCTGTTGCCCAGTTCATGGTACCTTTTATGGCAGTGGCTTATGTGCTGGGCTGCCTTGTGATTATCGGGCTGAACCTTGAAAAGCTCCCGGAAACGTTTGCTCTGATCCTCAGGTCCGCCTTTTCCGAAACAGCAGCAAAGGGAGGGTTCCTTGGGGCTGGGGTGATGCTTGCAATTCGGATGGGAGTTGCCAGGGGGATTTTCTCAAACGAAGCCGGGCTTGGAAGCTCCCCCATAGCAGCCGCGGCTGCAAGGGTCAAAGAGCCGGCAAAGCAGGGTCTGATCTCAATGACCGGGACCTTTTTCGATACCATTATTGTCTGCCTGATGACAGGAACAGTGCTCATCATGACGGATTCCTGGACCGGAGATCTTGCAGGGGCTTACATGACAAGCTATGCCTTTTCCACCGTACTTGCAGAAATCGGGAGTTATATCGTAACGGTCGGGCTCATATTCTTTGCCTTTACAACCATTCTTGGGTGGAACTATTACGGGGAGCGCTGCACGGAGTTCCTCTTCGGGGTTAAAGGAATCCTTCCCTATAAAGTACTATATATCCTCATCGTTGCCTCAGGCGCCTTCCTGACCCTTGATGTCATCTGGGTCCTGGCAGATATCGTGAACGGGCTTATGGCGATTCCGAATCTGATAGCCCTCCTGGCGCTGAGAAAGGTTGTTGAATCCGAAACTGGATGGTATTTTAAGAGGAATAAGGACTTTGAGAGGAATAAAAGCCATGGGGAAAAAAATAAGAGCTGA
- a CDS encoding IS481-like element ISMac4 family transposase, with amino-acid sequence MKLNGKKIRWIIAQKSKGESTSTIAEIQGISARRVQQIYKEYVETGQLPQVGINLGRPKNPLSSSDQELIDQTYSDYKFGACYLEILIEGKYNRKISHNRIHNYLLSMDLAKENRKKKQRRKWCRYEREHSMSAAHIDWHENPLLGLQVCAILDDSSRMIIAGGEYVHCNTENTIKVIDELVKEYWDIYPLRELIMDHGSEFGAHRINKDGSWDSDFKRCIEELGIKPILARVRHPQTNGKIEKWFDTYQRFRGEFESFEEFVQWYNKRPHGALKLEQLESPQEAFWNRLPVEAKFRIGVRLFGW; translated from the coding sequence GTGAAACTTAATGGAAAAAAGATACGTTGGATCATTGCTCAAAAATCGAAAGGTGAATCTACCTCGACGATAGCTGAGATCCAGGGGATCTCAGCCCGTCGAGTTCAGCAGATCTACAAAGAATACGTTGAAACTGGTCAGCTTCCTCAAGTTGGCATTAATCTTGGAAGACCAAAGAACCCCTTATCCTCCTCTGATCAGGAATTGATTGACCAAACTTACTCTGATTATAAGTTTGGAGCCTGTTACCTTGAGATTCTCATCGAAGGCAAATATAATCGTAAGATATCTCATAACAGAATCCATAACTACCTACTTAGCATGGACCTTGCCAAGGAAAACCGAAAAAAGAAACAGAGAAGAAAATGGTGTAGATACGAACGCGAACACAGCATGTCTGCTGCACACATCGATTGGCATGAGAATCCCCTGTTAGGACTGCAAGTCTGTGCCATTCTTGATGATTCATCAAGAATGATAATTGCAGGTGGAGAGTACGTTCATTGCAACACGGAGAACACCATTAAAGTGATTGATGAACTTGTCAAAGAGTACTGGGACATATACCCTTTAAGAGAGCTCATTATGGATCATGGAAGTGAATTCGGGGCTCACAGGATTAATAAGGATGGTTCATGGGATAGTGACTTTAAAAGATGCATTGAAGAACTTGGAATCAAACCAATACTTGCAAGGGTAAGACATCCTCAGACAAACGGAAAAATAGAGAAATGGTTCGATACATATCAAAGGTTTAGAGGAGAGTTTGAATCATTTGAAGAATTCGTACAGTGGTATAACAAGAGGCCACATGGAGCTTTGAAACTTGAACAGTTAGAATCGCCACAGGAAGCATTCTGGAATAGATTACCAGTTGAGGCAAAGTTCAGAATAGGAGTGAGATTGTTTGGGTGGTGA
- a CDS encoding COG1361 S-layer family protein: MKLTFSGKAPEAMKKENRGLNFVTAILLIAVLLTSPASAVIVSGDTHLQVEVSEITPNPARPGEDLLITVNIENTGDEPAENVKIGIEELYPFIFKYSTSDVYGSGTNTERTFLIEQIRQRSKVQVDFHFRVSPEAKSGDYQLEFTIKDDGGTSFSKRIPIRVEGNPDLVLTDTGVFPVNAENSSSGALVPGEEFYLRTTVKNAGNGDAKNVRVILDLNGSSPVISLQDNVRFFENLSAGSSENLSFKLLLGSNAGVQPYKIPLRITASNEAETLQIDKSQEIGVNVLNRAKINIASLKFDPEMPEKGQQASMILRLENVGDGEARFVKARLEGLDGDGNTYAFIGKLKKDDDAPAVFIFIPEKAGEQEVTLLVEYEDDFGAHQLSENLTFDVIRTKTSIVPIVLGAVIVLAAAGFYLKKKGKI; this comes from the coding sequence ATGAAACTTACCTTTTCAGGAAAAGCCCCGGAGGCTATGAAGAAGGAAAACAGAGGACTGAATTTTGTAACTGCGATACTGCTAATAGCCGTTCTTCTGACTTCTCCTGCATCTGCAGTTATCGTTTCGGGAGATACACACCTTCAGGTTGAAGTCTCGGAAATAACCCCTAACCCTGCAAGACCCGGAGAAGACCTGCTTATAACAGTCAATATAGAAAATACCGGTGACGAGCCTGCAGAGAACGTGAAAATAGGGATCGAAGAACTTTACCCTTTTATCTTTAAGTACAGCACCTCAGATGTGTACGGTTCCGGGACCAATACCGAACGCACTTTTCTAATCGAACAGATAAGGCAGCGTTCGAAGGTCCAGGTAGACTTCCATTTCAGGGTCAGCCCCGAAGCAAAATCGGGAGATTACCAGCTTGAATTTACTATCAAAGATGACGGCGGAACAAGCTTTTCAAAAAGGATTCCTATTCGAGTGGAAGGAAACCCTGATCTCGTACTTACAGACACCGGGGTCTTTCCGGTAAATGCGGAAAATTCCTCTTCCGGAGCCCTTGTCCCCGGGGAAGAATTTTACCTCAGGACTACAGTCAAAAATGCAGGGAACGGAGATGCGAAAAATGTCCGTGTTATTCTCGATCTGAACGGCTCTTCCCCTGTTATTTCCCTGCAGGATAACGTCCGTTTCTTTGAAAACCTGAGTGCCGGAAGTTCCGAAAACCTATCTTTCAAGCTCCTTTTAGGCAGCAATGCGGGCGTGCAGCCCTACAAGATTCCTCTCCGGATAACCGCCTCAAACGAAGCCGAAACCCTTCAGATCGACAAGTCCCAGGAAATTGGAGTGAATGTGCTGAACCGGGCGAAAATAAATATTGCAAGCCTTAAATTCGACCCTGAAATGCCTGAGAAAGGCCAGCAGGCTTCCATGATCCTGAGGCTTGAAAATGTGGGGGACGGAGAAGCTCGTTTTGTGAAAGCCAGGCTCGAAGGGCTTGATGGCGACGGCAACACATATGCTTTTATTGGAAAGCTAAAAAAAGATGATGATGCTCCTGCAGTCTTTATCTTCATTCCTGAAAAGGCAGGAGAACAGGAGGTAACCCTGCTTGTGGAGTACGAGGACGATTTCGGAGCCCACCAGCTCAGTGAAAACCTGACGTTCGATGTGATCAGGACAAAAACCAGTATTGTCCCAATTGTCCTGGGAGCAGTCATTGTACTTGCAGCCGCAGGCTTTTACCTGAAAAAGAAAGGCAAAATCTAA